A genomic region of bacterium contains the following coding sequences:
- a CDS encoding MFS transporter — protein MAVRWKILLLICAASFVSYVLRTNLSIVGETMIKDLGLTQIQLGIIFSAFAWGYAIFQFPGGVFGDVAGSRKAVTIIAILWGLLTILTGIVPGRSVATPATILTILIVVRFLVGVSQAPIFPVIGGAIANWFPVSSWGLPNGLTSTALTLGAAAAAPLLVLLMKVYGWRESFFITAPLAFLIAAVWWRYVRDQPADHPSISAKELELIHANRQAQVEEKGVWKRTLKDRNVLLLGASYFCTNYVFYLFFNWFFFYLVDVRRFGEEQAGYFTSAQWIVGAVGATLGGFLCDHFVKRYGARNGYRLVPIPSMILGGLFLLIGSVESGPVAAVALLSLSFGCTQLTEGSYWSAIASVAGKHASSAGGVLNTGGNAVGGIGAVLVPITAERFGWPAAMFTGSIFAFAAAVLWFFIRADVAMAQDPSARSAKIVE, from the coding sequence AACTGGGGATCATATTTTCAGCATTTGCGTGGGGATATGCAATTTTTCAGTTTCCCGGCGGCGTATTCGGAGACGTTGCCGGTTCGCGGAAAGCGGTGACCATCATTGCCATCCTGTGGGGATTGTTGACGATCCTGACCGGAATCGTACCGGGCCGTTCTGTTGCAACACCAGCGACCATCCTCACCATTCTTATCGTGGTGCGCTTCCTGGTTGGAGTTTCACAAGCTCCGATTTTCCCGGTCATCGGAGGCGCGATTGCCAACTGGTTTCCCGTTTCATCCTGGGGCCTCCCGAACGGCTTGACCAGCACAGCGCTGACTCTCGGCGCCGCGGCCGCAGCGCCGCTACTGGTGTTGTTGATGAAAGTATACGGTTGGAGGGAATCCTTCTTTATCACAGCGCCCCTTGCATTTTTGATCGCGGCCGTCTGGTGGCGATACGTCAGGGATCAGCCGGCCGATCACCCTTCCATCAGCGCAAAAGAATTGGAATTGATTCATGCAAACAGGCAAGCTCAGGTGGAAGAGAAGGGAGTCTGGAAACGAACGCTCAAAGACCGCAATGTTCTATTGCTCGGCGCAAGTTACTTCTGCACAAACTATGTTTTTTATCTGTTTTTCAACTGGTTTTTTTTCTATCTGGTGGACGTTCGCCGCTTTGGAGAGGAGCAAGCCGGCTACTTCACTTCCGCGCAATGGATTGTCGGAGCAGTGGGCGCAACACTGGGCGGATTTTTATGCGACCATTTCGTCAAACGATATGGCGCCCGTAACGGATACCGCCTTGTTCCGATCCCAAGCATGATCCTTGGAGGATTGTTTCTGTTGATCGGATCGGTGGAAAGCGGTCCTGTTGCGGCGGTTGCGCTGCTTTCTCTTTCATTTGGATGCACTCAGCTAACCGAAGGATCCTACTGGTCTGCAATCGCGTCGGTGGCGGGTAAACACGCGTCTTCAGCCGGCGGGGTATTGAACACCGGCGGAAACGCGGTAGGTGGAATTGGAGCAGTGCTCGTTCCCATCACAGCTGAAAGGTTCGGGTGGCCCGCCGCTATGTTCACCGGATCGATTTTTGCGTTTGCAGCAGCGGTCCTCTGGTTTTTTATCCGCGCTGATGTTGCAATGGCGCAAGATCCTTCAGCAAGATCGGCGAAAATCGTTGAATAG